A genomic segment from Paenibacillus sp. FSL K6-1096 encodes:
- a CDS encoding TPM domain-containing protein — protein sequence MRKILALVLLLSLLWIPGVYAAGLPAQQGVITDEAGLLNSRQIETLTRLADTDRYTFHVLIIDSLDGADAAEYAAEAYDTWGLKPRDILLLISYGDRQTELSFINKGLQSALDSWSAEQGGGAGSAAISSVLETYFNPAARDGDFAGAISAVMKALDSIGSSAPGGSADSGTGGAAAGNGETGGAAPETGGTGSTTPETGGTGSTAPGSGGTGGATAGTGGAAAGGNGSSSQGGGRSLLPLAAALLGAAALVLLLYVVITGMRRRKALAEQREQVADLLVRANRALDSLQPFQGIVQGKTGEMVEGISRRLTSRLVELSALQTAGQTPLPAFFRLSELKIAAAELERTESQFRAALEEEEQKIAVVSDADRNVKQEITGLKQDAPELAEQLQEASQETGYPLEEIAEDLQELAEDTAKAEQLELFDPIAAQEITGKAQEMQKRIEQDMQDVETYEEKLKAFPGVLGTARSRIAGMIDQHSLHNMKVKPYERLEQAEAVARSLEAPLHSGDMDEVRRIGAELDALLVEAVAMTERQATLRANNRRDLENVRSRWEQLTQRRKMLEGQIAEGKRKFVQQHLDEAEQMLEEAGAALRQGAGELPQIESWNSDTRAEYDNARSGLDRLIALQDETEGRFNQISSSLDSLYERLEQLKRRFADGQNRVDAAYHLLQSRGIASQGRFQLSALPEYAVLQQGLSASPYNLKDLEDTERAYASQISHFVEEANRRVRQKEAAERAARMAMIEERERKERERRERERREQERKRNSSGPPSAGGGGFGGGSWGGGGGGGRSSGGSSWGGGGGGRSSGGSSWGGGGGGSSSGRSSGGSKW from the coding sequence TTGAGAAAAATCCTCGCCTTGGTCTTACTATTGTCGCTGCTGTGGATACCCGGGGTCTATGCTGCGGGGCTTCCCGCACAGCAGGGAGTGATTACAGATGAAGCCGGACTGCTGAACTCACGGCAGATAGAGACCCTTACCCGGCTGGCCGACACCGACCGTTACACCTTCCATGTTCTAATCATAGACTCGCTGGACGGGGCAGATGCGGCCGAATATGCCGCAGAGGCCTATGATACCTGGGGGCTGAAGCCCCGGGACATCCTGCTGCTGATCAGCTACGGAGACCGGCAGACCGAGCTGTCCTTCATCAACAAGGGACTACAGAGTGCGCTGGATTCCTGGTCGGCAGAGCAGGGCGGCGGGGCTGGCAGCGCGGCAATCAGCAGCGTGCTGGAGACGTACTTCAACCCGGCTGCCCGGGACGGGGACTTCGCCGGGGCGATCAGCGCGGTGATGAAGGCGCTGGACTCCATCGGCAGCAGCGCGCCGGGCGGCAGCGCGGACAGCGGGACCGGCGGAGCGGCGGCCGGGAATGGTGAGACTGGCGGAGCTGCGCCAGAGACCGGCGGTACCGGCAGCACGACACCAGAGACTGGCGGGACTGGGAGCACGGCTCCCGGGTCCGGAGGAACTGGCGGAGCTACAGCCGGGACCGGCGGGGCTGCCGCAGGCGGGAACGGCAGCAGCAGCCAAGGCGGCGGCAGGTCCCTCCTGCCGCTGGCAGCAGCCTTGCTCGGAGCCGCCGCGCTTGTTCTGCTGCTATACGTTGTAATTACCGGAATGCGCCGCCGCAAGGCGCTTGCAGAGCAGCGGGAGCAGGTGGCGGACCTGCTGGTGCGGGCGAACCGGGCGCTTGATTCGCTTCAGCCTTTTCAGGGGATCGTCCAGGGCAAGACCGGGGAGATGGTCGAGGGCATCTCGAGACGCCTGACCTCCCGGCTGGTGGAGCTGTCTGCGCTGCAGACCGCCGGACAGACCCCGCTGCCCGCGTTCTTCCGCTTATCGGAGCTTAAGATTGCAGCCGCAGAGCTGGAGCGGACGGAAAGCCAATTCCGCGCTGCGCTTGAGGAAGAGGAGCAGAAGATCGCTGTTGTCAGCGATGCCGACCGGAACGTCAAGCAGGAGATTACCGGGCTGAAGCAGGACGCGCCTGAGCTGGCGGAGCAATTGCAGGAAGCCTCCCAAGAGACCGGTTATCCGCTGGAGGAGATTGCCGAAGACCTGCAGGAGCTGGCTGAAGATACCGCCAAGGCAGAGCAGTTAGAGTTGTTTGACCCCATTGCTGCCCAGGAGATTACCGGCAAGGCGCAGGAGATGCAGAAGAGAATTGAACAGGATATGCAGGATGTGGAGACTTACGAGGAGAAGCTGAAGGCCTTCCCCGGCGTTCTCGGGACTGCCCGCAGCCGCATTGCCGGAATGATCGACCAGCACTCCCTGCACAATATGAAGGTGAAGCCATACGAGCGCCTGGAGCAGGCTGAAGCTGTGGCCCGCTCGCTGGAAGCGCCGCTGCACAGCGGCGATATGGATGAAGTCCGCCGCATCGGGGCGGAGCTGGATGCGCTGCTGGTCGAAGCGGTCGCCATGACGGAGCGCCAGGCCACGCTCCGCGCGAATAACCGCAGGGACCTGGAGAATGTGCGCAGCAGATGGGAGCAGCTCACCCAGCGGCGCAAAATGCTGGAGGGCCAGATTGCGGAGGGGAAGCGCAAGTTCGTGCAGCAGCACCTTGACGAGGCGGAGCAGATGCTGGAAGAGGCCGGGGCCGCCCTGCGCCAGGGCGCGGGTGAATTGCCGCAGATCGAGTCGTGGAACAGCGATACACGCGCCGAATATGACAATGCGCGCAGCGGATTGGACCGGCTGATTGCCCTGCAGGATGAGACGGAGGGCCGGTTCAACCAGATCAGCAGCAGCCTGGATTCCCTGTATGAGCGGCTGGAGCAGTTGAAAAGACGGTTCGCAGACGGGCAGAACCGGGTCGATGCCGCATACCATCTGCTGCAAAGCAGGGGGATCGCTTCACAGGGCCGGTTCCAGCTCTCTGCGCTGCCGGAGTACGCTGTATTGCAGCAAGGCCTGTCCGCCAGCCCTTATAATCTGAAGGATCTGGAGGACACCGAACGCGCCTATGCTTCGCAGATTTCCCACTTCGTAGAGGAAGCGAACCGGCGGGTCCGCCAGAAGGAGGCCGCCGAGCGTGCAGCCAGAATGGCCATGATCGAGGAACGCGAACGCAAGGAGCGCGAGCGCAGGGAACGGGAACGCAGAGAACAGGAGCGTAAGCGCAATTCCTCCGGGCCGCCTTCTGCGGGCGGTGGCGGATTCGGCGGCGGCTCTTGGGGCGGCGGCGGCGGTGGCGGACGCTCCTCCGGCGGTTCCTCTTGGGGCGGCGGTGGCGGCGGGCGTTCCTCCGGCGGCTCCTCCTGGGGCGGTGGCGGAGGCGGAAGCAGCTCCGGCAGAAGCTCCGGCGGCTCCAAGTGGTAG
- a CDS encoding toxic anion resistance protein yields MSTQLIELKKEDEQKVVQEASQLIEQVAKTDTVALDSLMDDIGRLGVKTQEKAGQTLKLLDRPVNDLMSGKRVEVPNMIMKLRNECETLQQSKNVSFFGKMLRKSPLKNYVYKYQSVRTNIDAIVTGLRDGRDTLEESIVNMRQLKRTSMEEIYNLQTKIAFGNKLKELFEAEIAKPENESRKAYLERGLRKVMVRIQSMTEMILLYNQAIAATDIINDNNDKLIDSVNNAIDKTSNLITVSAMIAMSLADQENVINAVEATNKTIEDQFKENARLLRTTTEKTTELLSKPSMSLEAVNQAIGDLLSALDTSEQSNRRIIESCQDYTSKMSTINTQLSNRLGLNEASQPQALKQAENGLSSFLN; encoded by the coding sequence ATGTCCACACAGTTGATTGAGCTCAAAAAAGAAGATGAACAAAAGGTCGTTCAGGAAGCGTCCCAATTAATCGAGCAGGTAGCCAAGACCGATACCGTAGCCCTGGATTCCCTGATGGATGATATCGGAAGGCTGGGCGTCAAGACGCAGGAGAAGGCAGGACAGACCCTGAAGCTGCTGGACCGCCCGGTCAATGACCTGATGAGCGGCAAGCGGGTGGAAGTGCCGAACATGATTATGAAGCTGCGGAACGAGTGCGAGACGCTGCAGCAGAGCAAGAATGTCAGCTTCTTCGGCAAAATGCTGCGCAAAAGCCCGCTGAAGAATTACGTCTACAAATATCAGTCGGTGCGCACCAACATCGATGCCATCGTAACGGGCTTGAGAGATGGCCGCGATACGCTGGAGGAGAGCATCGTCAATATGCGCCAGCTGAAGCGCACATCCATGGAGGAGATCTACAACCTCCAGACCAAGATTGCCTTCGGCAACAAGCTGAAGGAACTGTTCGAGGCCGAGATCGCGAAGCCGGAGAATGAATCCCGCAAAGCGTATCTGGAGCGCGGGCTCCGCAAGGTAATGGTGCGGATTCAGTCCATGACCGAGATGATTCTGCTCTACAATCAGGCGATTGCGGCAACAGATATCATCAATGACAACAATGACAAGCTGATTGACTCCGTCAACAACGCGATTGATAAGACCTCCAACCTGATTACCGTCTCGGCGATGATTGCCATGTCCCTGGCCGATCAGGAGAATGTCATCAACGCGGTGGAAGCGACCAACAAGACCATCGAAGATCAGTTCAAGGAGAATGCGCGGCTGCTGCGCACCACAACAGAGAAGACAACAGAGCTGCTCTCCAAGCCGTCCATGTCGCTCGAAGCCGTCAACCAGGCTATAGGCGATCTGCTCAGTGCTCTGGATACCTCAGAGCAATCCAACCGGCGGATCATCGAGAGCTGCCAGGATTACACCTCCAAGATGTCCACAATCAACACCCAGCTCAGCAACCGGCTGGGGCTGAACGAGGCATCCCAGCCGCAGGCCCTGAAGCAGGCGGAGAACGGGCTGAGCAGCTTTTTGAACTGA
- a CDS encoding rhodanese-like domain-containing protein, translated as MKTQAKSLVLSVPAADPAEAAAHFAAKAAFETDVADVAYDLREGVAAFRLIDVRDARSYAEAHLPGALSLPYGRIHSKSPELSKEEVLVVYCWGPACNGATGAAARLAAQGYSVKEMLGGIEYWRKEGGTLEGTLKENAPLYWNISSETP; from the coding sequence ATGAAAACACAGGCAAAATCCCTGGTGCTGTCCGTTCCGGCAGCAGACCCGGCGGAGGCAGCAGCCCACTTTGCAGCCAAAGCCGCTTTCGAGACCGATGTGGCCGATGTGGCTTACGATCTTCGTGAAGGTGTAGCAGCCTTCCGGCTGATCGATGTCCGTGATGCCCGTTCTTACGCTGAAGCTCACCTGCCGGGAGCCCTCTCTCTGCCTTATGGGCGGATACACAGCAAATCGCCGGAGCTGTCCAAAGAAGAGGTTCTGGTCGTCTATTGCTGGGGGCCTGCCTGCAACGGGGCCACTGGAGCCGCTGCGCGGCTAGCCGCCCAGGGTTATTCCGTTAAGGAGATGCTCGGAGGCATCGAATACTGGCGCAAGGAAGGCGGCACACTGGAAGGCACGCTTAAAGAGAATGCGCCTCTGTACTGGAATATCTCCAGTGAAACGCCGTAA
- a CDS encoding cysteine protease StiP family protein translates to MKGIQLEAIKNRSISPPVPLGSYPASDVTFLLKDLSDVSLERGTAEREEAIQSGVHYSEMLPVEYQPTGQYIELFHETLRHTARKVALAVAVVSEMIVARRGLTGTVLVSLARAGTPIGVLIKRYILAQYGADLPHYSISIIRGKGIDENAILYMLQQHGTDADLQFIDGWTGKGAIRQVLIEACESMNRKYGLTLNDDLAVLADPGYCSGTFGTREDYLIPSACLNSTVSGLMSRTVLRDDLIGPDEFHGAKFYKEWLDSDLSNVFVDTITPYFPEVSAEARQRAGGMTAQPPEITWQGLADIRSIQETFGIDNINLVKPGVGETTRVLLRRVPWRILVDRLDNPNLRHILLLAEDRGVPVEVYPGLAYSCCGIIKPLKGESE, encoded by the coding sequence ATGAAGGGAATCCAGCTTGAAGCAATTAAGAACAGAAGCATCTCCCCTCCGGTTCCGCTGGGCAGCTACCCTGCCTCCGATGTGACCTTCCTGCTGAAGGACCTCAGCGATGTGTCGCTGGAGCGGGGAACGGCCGAACGGGAGGAGGCGATCCAGTCCGGAGTGCATTATTCCGAGATGCTCCCTGTAGAGTATCAGCCGACCGGGCAGTACATTGAACTGTTCCATGAGACGCTGCGGCATACGGCGAGGAAGGTAGCGCTGGCTGTAGCGGTTGTCTCCGAGATGATTGTCGCCCGGCGGGGGCTTACAGGCACGGTGCTGGTCTCCCTGGCGAGAGCGGGCACGCCGATCGGGGTGCTCATCAAGCGCTATATCCTGGCACAATATGGGGCCGACCTGCCGCACTACAGTATCTCGATTATCCGCGGCAAAGGCATTGACGAGAACGCCATCCTGTATATGCTGCAGCAGCACGGGACCGATGCCGACCTGCAATTCATTGACGGCTGGACCGGTAAGGGGGCCATCCGCCAGGTGCTGATCGAGGCCTGTGAGAGCATGAACCGCAAATACGGTCTTACGCTGAACGATGATCTGGCTGTACTTGCCGATCCGGGATATTGCTCCGGCACCTTCGGCACCCGGGAGGATTATCTGATCCCCAGCGCCTGCCTGAACTCCACGGTCTCCGGCCTGATGAGCCGCACGGTGCTGCGCGATGATCTGATCGGACCGGACGAATTCCACGGGGCCAAATTCTACAAGGAGTGGCTGGACAGCGACCTGTCGAATGTATTCGTGGACACTATTACCCCGTATTTCCCGGAAGTGTCCGCAGAAGCCCGGCAGCGGGCCGGGGGGATGACCGCGCAGCCGCCGGAGATTACCTGGCAGGGGCTGGCCGATATCCGCAGCATCCAGGAGACCTTCGGCATTGACAATATCAATCTGGTGAAGCCCGGGGTTGGCGAGACGACCCGTGTCCTGCTGCGCAGAGTGCCTTGGAGAATCCTTGTGGACAGGCTGGATAATCCCAACCTGCGTCACATTCTCCTGCTCGCTGAAGACCGTGGTGTACCGGTAGAGGTCTATCCCGGACTGGCCTATTCCTGCTGCGGCATCATCAAGCCGCTGAAAGGGGAGAGTGAATGA
- a CDS encoding ATP-grasp domain-containing protein — translation MKKVNIYFNRWFSVAYHYMNLIRRNEDGIPVQIFATHPDIRHMSLQGADVAGTEPALTGIEYVQFCVDFCRRNEIDIFIPRLHMLDIALHISLFDAIGTKVLVCRDLDLLEMLMDKGKFYESVKATGIMTIPDYHVVSNAEQFREAYEDLAAKGHKVCFKPTETEGGLGFRIIDNDRNPLEELFGHVTPLISFAEAYRILAEAGSFPNLMVMELLEGYEYSIDCLADEHGSLLAAVPRRKAGGRLRLMEQVPELLEVARRTAETYRIPFNFNIQMKYSGGVPKLLEINPRMSGGLHISCLSGINFPYLAVKSALGGEVTPASFEHNVLASHVEQPLIMRINGDSVISEPVNGA, via the coding sequence ATGAAGAAGGTCAATATTTATTTCAACCGCTGGTTCTCCGTGGCTTATCATTACATGAATCTCATCCGCCGCAATGAAGACGGCATTCCGGTGCAAATCTTCGCCACCCACCCGGACATCCGCCATATGTCGCTGCAGGGCGCGGATGTGGCCGGGACCGAACCGGCGCTGACAGGCATTGAATACGTGCAGTTCTGCGTGGATTTCTGCCGCCGCAATGAGATTGATATCTTCATTCCCCGGCTGCATATGCTCGATATTGCCCTGCATATCTCCCTGTTCGACGCGATCGGCACGAAGGTGCTGGTCTGCCGCGACCTGGACCTGCTGGAGATGCTGATGGACAAGGGCAAATTCTACGAGAGCGTCAAGGCTACCGGCATTATGACGATTCCTGATTATCATGTGGTCAGTAATGCGGAGCAATTCAGGGAAGCCTATGAGGATCTCGCCGCCAAGGGACATAAGGTCTGCTTCAAGCCTACCGAGACCGAGGGCGGCCTCGGGTTCCGGATCATCGACAATGACCGGAATCCGCTGGAGGAGCTGTTCGGCCATGTGACGCCGCTGATTTCCTTCGCGGAGGCCTACCGCATTCTCGCAGAAGCCGGGAGCTTCCCGAACCTGATGGTGATGGAGCTGCTGGAGGGCTATGAATACAGCATTGACTGTCTGGCGGATGAGCACGGCAGCCTGCTCGCGGCAGTGCCGCGGCGCAAGGCGGGCGGACGCCTGCGGCTGATGGAGCAGGTTCCTGAGCTGCTGGAGGTGGCCCGCAGGACTGCAGAGACCTACCGGATTCCCTTCAATTTCAATATCCAGATGAAGTACAGCGGCGGTGTGCCGAAGCTGCTGGAGATTAATCCGCGGATGTCTGGCGGTCTGCATATCTCCTGCCTGTCCGGCATCAACTTCCCTTATCTGGCTGTCAAAAGCGCTCTGGGCGGCGAGGTTACGCCTGCGTCGTTCGAGCACAATGTTCTGGCCAGCCATGTCGAGCAGCCGCTGATTATGAGAATAAACGGAGATTCCGTCATCTCGGAACCCGTGAATGGGGCGTGA
- a CDS encoding formate/nitrite transporter family protein, producing MENEALLQVEKLALKKQKIFRQSVWRYIARAMLASMFIGFGVIVAFKTGNFFYMEQSPMTYPMAAITFGAAIILISYGGGDLFTGDTFYYTYAALRRKLAWTEVVRMWVVSYLGNILGATAFALLIFLTGLFYDSSVNGFLLNVVAHKMEAPALQLFFRAILCNWLVCLAFFVPMSMKHDGAKMFAMVLFVFCFFISGYEHSIANMCTFAIALVLDHPGTISWGGVVHNLVPVTLGNLIGGGVLMGVMYYYVNKPFLDEEAH from the coding sequence GTGGAGAACGAGGCACTGCTGCAGGTAGAGAAGCTGGCGCTGAAGAAACAAAAGATCTTCCGGCAAAGCGTATGGCGGTACATTGCCAGAGCCATGCTGGCCAGCATGTTTATCGGATTCGGCGTTATCGTAGCCTTTAAGACCGGCAACTTCTTCTATATGGAACAATCGCCGATGACCTATCCGATGGCTGCAATTACGTTCGGCGCAGCCATCATCCTGATTTCCTACGGTGGAGGGGACCTGTTCACCGGGGACACCTTCTATTACACGTATGCGGCACTCAGACGCAAGCTGGCATGGACCGAGGTTGTGCGGATGTGGGTGGTCAGCTATCTGGGGAATATCCTTGGCGCTACGGCGTTTGCTTTGCTTATTTTTCTGACTGGATTGTTCTATGATTCCTCGGTGAACGGCTTCCTGCTGAATGTAGTGGCCCACAAGATGGAGGCCCCGGCGCTGCAGCTGTTCTTCCGGGCGATTCTCTGTAACTGGCTCGTCTGCCTGGCCTTCTTCGTGCCGATGTCGATGAAGCATGACGGAGCCAAAATGTTCGCCATGGTGCTGTTCGTGTTCTGCTTCTTCATCTCAGGGTATGAGCACAGCATTGCCAACATGTGTACGTTCGCCATTGCGCTTGTCCTGGACCATCCCGGAACGATCTCCTGGGGAGGCGTGGTGCACAATCTGGTCCCGGTCACTCTGGGCAATCTCATCGGCGGCGGCGTGCTGATGGGGGTTATGTATTATTACGTCAACAAGCCGTTCCTGGATGAGGAAGCTCATTAA
- a CDS encoding LysR family transcriptional regulator — MELTYLRTFCAVVDKGSYTRAADELGYAQPSVTAQIAKLESLYGAVLLERSGRGMVPTFAGRNLLPYARQMLALSAEAKAVIAGGDQGTLNIGSIETLAAYYLPPRLHRYREQYPGIQLRVQPGSEEDIIAAVLDWSVQFGLIFDAAYSSEDLVSLPLREEALYVVTHPQHPLAAGKEVTPEQLEGEVLVLTEHTCTYRKQLLQVLRESGVAAREGMEFGNLEGIKQAVKHGWGTGFLPRYSVEEELRTGALTGIPLKGQRERFYIQLIYRKELHLSPAFTQFIAELHPM, encoded by the coding sequence ATGGAGTTAACTTATTTACGGACCTTTTGTGCTGTGGTGGATAAAGGGAGCTACACCCGGGCAGCAGATGAGCTTGGGTACGCCCAGCCGAGTGTGACTGCGCAGATTGCCAAGCTGGAGTCACTGTACGGGGCGGTGCTGCTGGAACGTTCAGGCCGGGGGATGGTTCCCACCTTCGCCGGCCGTAACTTACTTCCGTATGCAAGGCAGATGCTGGCACTGAGCGCGGAGGCCAAGGCGGTGATCGCCGGCGGCGACCAGGGGACGCTGAACATTGGTTCGATCGAGACACTGGCCGCCTACTATCTGCCTCCCCGGCTTCACCGCTACCGGGAGCAGTATCCTGGAATCCAGCTGCGGGTGCAGCCCGGTTCTGAGGAGGATATCATCGCAGCGGTGCTGGACTGGTCTGTTCAATTCGGACTGATCTTCGATGCGGCTTATTCATCGGAGGACCTGGTTTCTCTGCCGCTGCGGGAAGAGGCGCTGTATGTAGTCACCCATCCGCAGCATCCCTTGGCTGCCGGGAAGGAAGTAACCCCGGAGCAGCTGGAGGGAGAGGTGCTGGTGCTGACAGAGCATACCTGCACCTACCGGAAGCAATTGCTGCAGGTGCTCAGAGAATCCGGTGTAGCCGCCCGTGAGGGTATGGAGTTCGGGAACCTGGAGGGGATCAAGCAGGCAGTGAAGCATGGCTGGGGAACAGGATTCCTGCCGCGTTATTCGGTGGAGGAGGAGCTGCGCACGGGGGCACTGACAGGCATACCTCTAAAAGGACAACGAGAGCGGTTCTACATTCAGCTGATCTACCGCAAGGAGCTGCATCTCTCCCCTGCATTCACGCAATTCATTGCGGAGCTTCATCCAATGTAA
- a CDS encoding HAD family hydrolase, whose translation MIYASDLDRTLIYSLNAIGVPEDTPGLVPAEVIEGRTVSYISRQALATLKELAARIIFMPVTTRTVAQYRRINLFQETLIPDYAITSNGGNILRGGVVDKEWRAAVGRKVASGSAAAEEAGRIVHSVVREEWIISERYCDELFYTFVVHREDLPPDEIARMSGRLDSLGWKVSLQGRKLYIVPEAVNKSDAIHHVRRTVHAEPMVASGDSLLDKSLLAAADYAIVPCHGEIFAEQQAGLVHLEYPFTKQSGVFAGDEILQYVQEIYTNLTALGVGPQQ comes from the coding sequence ATGATCTACGCCAGCGATCTGGACCGTACCCTGATTTACTCGCTTAATGCAATAGGCGTCCCGGAGGATACTCCCGGACTGGTTCCGGCAGAGGTTATTGAGGGCAGAACGGTATCGTATATCTCCCGGCAGGCTCTGGCCACACTGAAAGAGCTGGCTGCCCGCATTATTTTCATGCCGGTAACCACCCGCACTGTAGCGCAGTACCGGCGGATTAACCTGTTCCAGGAGACCCTCATTCCCGATTATGCCATCACCAGCAACGGGGGCAATATTCTCCGGGGCGGGGTAGTGGATAAGGAGTGGCGGGCGGCAGTCGGCCGCAAGGTAGCCAGCGGCTCCGCTGCCGCTGAGGAGGCGGGCAGGATTGTACACTCCGTTGTCCGGGAAGAATGGATCATCAGCGAGCGCTACTGCGATGAGCTGTTCTATACCTTCGTGGTGCACCGGGAGGACTTGCCGCCGGATGAGATTGCCCGCATGTCCGGGCGGCTGGACAGCCTGGGCTGGAAGGTATCGCTGCAGGGCCGCAAGCTCTATATCGTGCCGGAGGCAGTGAACAAAAGCGACGCTATTCATCATGTCCGGCGCACCGTGCATGCCGAGCCGATGGTCGCTTCAGGCGATTCCCTGCTGGATAAGAGCCTGCTCGCCGCAGCGGACTACGCGATTGTCCCCTGCCATGGAGAAATATTTGCCGAGCAGCAGGCGGGTCTAGTACACTTAGAGTATCCATTTACGAAGCAATCGGGTGTTTTTGCCGGGGATGAGATTCTGCAGTATGTCCAGGAAATCTATACTAATCTGACAGCATTGGGAGTTGGGCCGCAGCAATGA